ACTGTCAGTCATGACGTCTAACAAGAATGAGCGTGCAACGCATTCCATTCCATCAAAGCACGTGACGTGCCAACAAAAACGCACGTGCTTATGTTGCCACTTGTACTTGGTTCACGTTTGTCACCTGTTTGACTAAAACAGTGAGCAAGCCAAGAGCTGCTGAGGCGCGACCACAATAATGTGATAAGCAATTAAGAAGCTGTGTTTAAGatttttcaatgaaatgtTTAAAGCAAAGTTGCTTTTCTTGTTCCAGGTGCTTTTCTTGAAGATCTACTCAGAGATGATCTCGGAATATGAAGAGGAAATATTACTATTTTAGTATCGCACTGAAGTGTGCGAGTATTGAAAATTGtaataaagtaaaattatttgacatttttggTTCATCAAGCTACTctctttgacaaaaaaaattaatttgctttCAGAGAGAGTTTGGATCCCAAAAAATGCTGTGATTCATTTCTAATAAAACCTCATACAAGCAGACAGATTTTTGCTCACATATCAGCGACGGCAGAGCCAAATAAAAAGTGGGgggatgaaaataaaattggacaTTCCATTTTTATCAGCTCCCCCTTCCTCCAATGCAGAAAGTATCCCACATATTTgcaaaagctaaccttaggcctaattaggcccaaacagaagtttttaggcttaaggttagcttttaaaaatgtctagaatattttctgtattggtaaaacaatgacctgtgacctgtgttttgtacctgccagTTATCCAGTATTTGACTGCAATTTGCTGTTGTATAGGACAATGTTATTAAATATGCAATGAATTTATCAAGTTAAgaagttaaaagaaatttcatgCAAATTCAGAAATGTCCAACATCTGGCATTTATTAATAAAAGGATTCCttctttaaaaacaacaaattgaaATCCAACAGtggaacattttgaaaatatccaAGCAAAAGAGATAACTAGACTACCAGTATGTACACTCAAATAAAATACATCTGTGTAGAATAAGACCTATCCATATGTACAGTTCAGCTGATATCTTGATTAATAATCAAATCACTCCACCTGGCAATGTATGATAAGACCAGACAGTATTGATGTGGGAAAAGCTCTTTCATCAATGACCAGAGCACAAAATTCTGTTCATACCTAGCTTTTGACTCTGTCAAGGTTTATGTGTTGATGAGCATAAAACTGTGTCTTCTTTAGGTTCACCTCAATGTCTTTGTTTGAAGCAGTTACATGGATCGTTCAACTGCTTTCAAAAATTCCTCAATGTTCTTTGAAGTCTCAGGGTCAGCAGACATTGTGTTCTCACATGCTGTACGAGCTTTCATCCCAAACTCCTTTGCCTGTAAAAGATGATTAGAATCAGGATAGAAGAGGGCATGATGCAAGCACAGGTGAAGGCAGAGTTAGCTGACATGAAGGCTGTGAGATATATACAACCATTTGGATGCAATGGATGTctaaataaatataattattattatggcaataaataatttatgttgaGGAAGGCAAAAGTAAAGACAACTTGACAATATTAAGCACCTTTTCAGAACTGATAACAACCAAGCCTTTCAACAAATGAGGAATGAAGCATAGTTAGTAAAGTTCTATGAATGAAGGAACCATTGGGCTGTGGTCCAAAGAAGTCCTCCATggcaataaaataatgataaaaagcAACTCCCCTGTCTGTCTTCCACTACTTGAAATTCTTAGGTCAGTGATGTTTATTGAGGTAACTTGCCTGAAAATGCCCCTTTTATCAAGCAGTTGCTCAGTATTATGCTTAATGATGAGATGTTAAAGCTATAATACAACATAtaagagaggttaagcatgacgtttacggcaaacaaaaaatggcaagatgaaatttcttttttgccaaaacacagagaaacttgatttaattAAGCTCTTTTCTTGTCTGTTAGCTATATATATTgaataacttctcaaaagagtgagaaaagttgaaaaacgtaaattttcacgCTTTTGTCACACGCAGCTGTCTATTGTCTGCCGTTTGCTGTTTGCTGTAAACGTCAGGCTTGACCTCTCTAGCTGAATCTATCAAAAGCAAAACTACTACAATTGACAATGCAGCTTAGACCTGTGCTTATTTTCAGCCAGGACTATCACCTACATACACTGTGCAACAAAATATGACTaaagttaaagaaaacatCAAAGGGCAAACCTTTGGCATGTCTCCTAGGATGAACTGCAACATTGCTGTAGTGAAATATATTTTACACATAACTGCAGGTGTTTGGACTGACTGTTGCTCTCGTAGGTTTAATATAGCATTGATAACTTGTATAGCCTCTGCTTCTTGTGCTTCATCTAAAAttgtttcaacaaaaaattaaattcgatttggtaaaaatgattttcagaGTTGCTGATTCAGCTCTGGTTGGATACAACtgtacattaataattatttacccAGGTTTGTTTAACTTGCCCTTGAGAGTGCAGTATAGTGTgacaataaacaatattccttTCAATGCTGTTGAATAAGGGCAGCACATTTACGGAGCTGTGAAGCATACATAATCACAAACTGATATCAACAACACCCTACAGTATCTCAACATTCGTAGAAGAAAACCATTAAATTGTCAATTTAATTGACATCTTGAAAGACAAGTTTTATGCCAGCCATTTGGTGTTGTTTGGATCATGCATTATCAACTCCTTAGAgagtgaataatgctcaattaTTCCAAGATAGCAAACCAATATGATTGCTTGAAACAAGTGAGTGTACTAACAATAATACTtaccacaataataatttatcattaatCCTGGACAAATTGTAATGCACACAGTTTGTGAGAAATAATCTCAAATAAAGTATAGTGCACATAAAAATAAGTGGCtccccctccctccctcccccccctcccccacttAATGTTGAATGTCCACTTTGCGTCATCAGCTTTGCTTGGATTATAATGATTGGAGGGGAGGGAAGGGTCAAAGGCATGGAGTAAAAGCATGAAATGATTATGAGAGTGTCTTGCAGAGaatgaacaataatttgtaatttaatttCCTAGCCCTCATTAGTCTCCTAAAGTGTATATCTCAGCAATGAAGCAtccaaacaaattaataacaggGCTTTGGAACAGTCCCTGCTGGGAGCAATAATTGAATCCTCTGGGTTatcaaaatttgaagaacttgacaaaaagagcaatagcAAATTCTAAGACACCTTTGTCTTAAACAGTTATTCCATGTTTACCTAGAATATCAAAGTCTGTTGGTATTCCAGAATTGAAAGCTGGTCCTATCCCAGATGGCTTTGCAGGTGTCTTGGTTCTTTGCTTTAACAGTTTGTGTAGGTGTTCATGCCAGATGTCGGTTACCTGAGAATGCAGTTTGAAATACAATGTTGCGAAAGAATTAAGTAACTGTTGCCATGTAAGCAATACCAAAAGCTGGGTTCAGCTTTTCTAAGCCAGATAACAAATTTGGTTCTTCATTTAAAGGTTAATTCATAAGCAAAAATGGTGCCTGACAGACCAcactcaataataataataatattattaattacttTCAAACACACTACTATGGCTCTATGGCTAATTCTTCCTGTAACTGGTATATGTTAAACCCTGGAACAAGGTTTGATCAAGATTCAAGATGCTCTCATGTTACTAAAATGTTTGACATCaactttgtttacaaatgcAGCAAAAGGTCTGGCAAAAGGTGTTCACCTGGTTGTACAGAGAGAGAGCAAGGTCCAGTTTACTTTGCCGGTAGAAGACATTTGCCATGTGGAAATAACCACCAGATGTTCTGATGTCATCTGTGCCATATACTCTTGACGAATGATAAATCTGAGGGGAAAAACATTAACTTGTTGCAGAGACAAATTATACAAGTTCAAAAACGCAGGCAATTCAGAAGGGGTGTCTTATGCATGCTTGAAGTTCAGCCTAAGGTAAGGTTGCTGGCCCAAAAACAAGTCCTGGTACGCATTGCTTGAAGTATGGTTAGCTCTAACCACAGCATTAACTTCTATACAGATGTATAAGTTTTGATACTTGtcaaccaatggttagcgcaaaccatgctttgagcagCCGGCCCCTGATTGCTGTAACAGTTTTGTAATAGGTTAATGAAAGACGAATATCATTTCTATTTCTAACAAGTCTGGGAAACAGAAATTGAATTATAATCTTACATCATCTGCTAACTGTGATAAAGCATCAGGATAGTTTCCCTGTGCAGCATACAGTAATCCCAGGTTTCGGAAGAGCTTTGATCTGATCCCATCTGCACACTCTGGAGTCTTGAGTACAGTCCACTGAGCCTGAGCTAAATACTCCTCAGCTTGAGACAAACGACCAAGGCCTGGAAAAATAATGAGATACAGGATAAATTATCCATGGAGTAGGAAAAGAGttcaagaataataatattatgatatCAGCAAATTATTATGAACAGGTTCTATAGTGTAATTATTCATTACACTGTACAAAACATCATTATTGATAGTGAGAGGGGTCAAATGTGAATTGTTAGGTTAATTTATCAAGAGAATAGGAACATCAAATGACAATGACGTGCACATTACAATAcacaaatatggtcaaattaaaacaaaatcaagacTATTCCGCATGCCCTCCGGTCATCATCTAACATTCCTGTCCTGTTGCAAAGTAAGCCTATTGTCTGGAGAAAAATAATTGCTCTGGCGTTGAATGGTGTCCCTGTTCTTATCAGGAATGTCGTAAATGTCAAGTGCTCTTTAGCAACACTGAGAAGCTTCTGTCACACCTTTTTGCAAAGTCAATGATGAAGACATCGTACAACACAGTCTGTACCTCAAGGAGTCCAATGACTTACAAACAGAGGCAACTGGCCAAAAACTCATTTGTATCACAAACATGGTTGCTTGGTTTCACCAAGGATGATGGCCAAATGTGTTTGACTACTTACCAATGCTGGCCTCACCAAGGATTAGATATGATGGAACAAGTTCAATACTGCTGAGACCATAAACTTCAAttgagaatttcaaagactCCAGAGCAGCAGGGACTACTCTGTCATATTTCCCCTCAAACAATAACTTCTGACCCTCTGTGCGGCATAACTCTATCATTTGTGTCTGTTTATAAAGACAAAAGGCATTGCATTTATTAAAATAGTGTCAGaaaaatttcacttgaaaattaatattttaacttGACAATGTAAATGAAATCACGGGATTGTTGATGGTGACCATGATAtggtaatgatgatgatgatcattGGTCACTGTGCTTTAACATTAATCAGCCATTGAACCCTGAATTCACAATATAAACCtcaaaaaacaacacttttaCTGGCCTTCGATAATCTAGAAGAGAATTATAGCAGGTGACCTGTACGAGAAACCTACCTCACCAGTGAAAGAGACTTTTAAGACAACAAGAGCTGCTGTGACGATCATAAAAAACACCGACTACTTATTATTAGGTAAATTTTTGTCTTGTAAGTGCAGTTGTACCTGTCTGacaacttgttgttgtttcctgTGTTGTCTTTCCTCTTCAGATCCAAGAAATGGAACTGGAGTTCGCAATGGAATCAACAATTGGCAAATCTTTTGATGAATTCCCAGCCAATCAGCTTTCTGATGCTCTGCGGAACTAAAATTTTTTCTAACTTCAAACATCCATTTTGATTTCCCTTTAATTACCCCACTTTCCAAATAGGAAcaaaacacacaaaacaatATAATTTCTCCGAGAAAGAGCAGTAAAAGCCAAGGGGGGGAAAAGCGAGGTCTCATTATATTCACGatgtaaaattaaaatgacttACCAATAATATGTGACTCGACAATCCATACACTGAACAAAAGCTGGTTTTTGACATAGCTCACATAAGAGCTTGACGCCTTTGGGGTTAGCTAAAGGATTAATCGCGTTCATCTCTAACAGAGAAAGTGGTCAAAGAACATCACTTCATTTCACCGCCATATTGTTTCAAAGCTGTAAATACGTTGCTAAGCAACAAAATGATCTCAGTCCCAGGCATCCTCTTTCGAGCAAGAATGTAATTTTAGGAAAAATGCAATGGATTATTAAATGGGGATACGGATTTCATTCCTCTTATGTACCGTTCGACAACAGCACacggttttgttttctttcattttgtttttacttgtttccttttttcggcatttctttctctctcttcaTTTTCCTTTAAGTTTCAGGGTTTTAAGAACCAAAGACCGGCAAGCTCCCTTTCTCCAGGGGTGGTTATTCGAGTGGTGAAACAATCATGGTAAGAAGATAAGATTCAGAGTGTAATTGCACAGTGGTTAGTCTTCAAGAATGATGGGAGACAGCTGCAGAATGCTATTAAGGCATTTATTAACAACTGTATTTTGTAAACTTTGCAACAAAGAAACCAATAGTGTCTATAAAACTGTGGctatcttctttttctttctcctcaTAAGATTTGGCAGGATCAAATCGCTGTACAAGAAGGCACTCTTCATTTGACAAGCCACAGTTGGGTAGCCCTGGCCCTCCCAGGTGTGGAATCTAGAgggcaaaaaatataaaataaacaaataaaagttttTTGGGATTTTTGCAACACTATGATCATTTTAAAGTTGCTGTTAGCCtctattttgaagtgactCTTGCTGCACAGCTATTTAAATGGCAACAGTGGCATCAAGACTCACTTTAAATCAGAGGAAAATAGCAACTCTGAAACTAGTGTTAACAGAACAGAATGCAAGATTCCTGATGAAGGGAGATAACATAATTTTagatttattttcctttagcCTTAAAACCAAGAAAGGGTTTAGTTAAATAACTGTCAATAAGAATGTTGACCATAAAGTTATACTAACAATACAACTATTTTACAACTTGCCATTAGATCTTATCCATACAGTTTTCAGCATTGATTTGTTACTGACCTGTCTCTCTAGtctcaaacaaggaaaagatTTCAGGGCCCATGCAACCTGCTGTTCATTTTCCTGTGGAGTCAGGGTACAAGTGGAGTATACAAGTACACCTCCTTCCTTTAATAACCCAACtgcctgaaaaaaatgatatatGTGCAAGATTCAGATAAAGTAATATCAATACaaaggtaataataattattattgttgccaGCATGAGAGTACAAATAGGCAGTGGCTGTTTGAGTTGCCAACAAGATAAATTTTTAACGAGCCACAAAAATTCTACATTACTTACAGTTGTAAAAAGCTTTTGCTGCAGCCTGGGATAAGACTGTAGctcttttaatttcattttaaccACAAACTGAGGACGCTGACCCAATGCACTGCAAGGGGCATCCAGAAGAATATGATCAAATGATCCACTGGGGTAGGGTGGGGAGGCAGGCAAGGACACTGAAACGTACAAATCAGAAGATAATAAGTATTGTCGTAAGACGCAGAAACTAGCCAAAAATCAATAATGTATGCTAGGTTGCAATTGTCTGCCCATTTAGAGAAAAATTTTGGATACCAGCTTGGCAGACTACAGAACAACCAAAAATTGACATAATTTCTTTATATCGATAACAATAATCAGTTTGAAATCAGAGAAAATTTATGGCCTAGtagtattttctttgaaaatccaTTACACATGAATATACTCTACAACTGTATTTTACGTTATATTCTGTTCTTTCAaagtcaataattttattgacaaTCAAAGGAATAGAAATACAATCAAACGACATGCCTGTGGAATTGTCAGGGTCCATTTGTTTGTCAGGATCAAGAGCTTTTACACCATCAAACACAAAGCTCTTGACGCAGCAAACACCAAGCCTATCACAGTTTTGGTTCAATTTAGATATTTTGGGTTCACTCTTGTCAAGAGCCACTATAATGCCCTGAAACACAAACAATCAAAATATCATGGAGTGGAATAAAATTGGCATTATGCAAGGGTTTCATTACTGGTAAACAAATGCTAGTTTGCAACGGTTTCTTACAACATTACCTAACAAGCAAGACACATTTGGGTTTATCAGTTCTGCTGACAGGActggtttaaaataaaataataaatataatcaCACCTCTGTCTACTATATTTTAGACAAGCTACCATTGTAggtcaaatgaaattcatgttaGCGGAATCAGCCAAGTTTGACTTTCATTTCCTCAAGTATTTTAGCCTAATGATGCAAATTAATGCTAAGAGAACAACATTACCCAACAACAAATCTGCCAAAACTAAGGGTAGtacaggggtttcaataagttcTGAAGTAGGTGGAAGACCCTATTAAAGTAGGCAGCTGTAACACTTCAGGGGACATAAGGCCCCTCCCCCTTGGGGATTTGGGGTCAAATGCCTCcgccaccccccccccccccccccagaaaattttggaatctagAAGCCCAGAGATgccatttcctgcattctggCATCAAATTCAGTACTAAATATTGATGTAATGACAGTAAcgactcaaatgaaatttaatgcCTAATTATTATAGAAAGTAGCTTGCAATGATTTGGGTAGGAAGTGGCAAAATTCACCAGTTGCcagcttctattgaaacccctcGTATTGTACCTCAATAATTAAGTATCTATTGCTAACTCAGTATTTAAAATGTTCTTACTACAATAGCCCACTACTCAGTTCTGTGTACATGTTTCTTTGGGTGATTGCAATGGGGACCAAACATGCTGTGAAGCTGTGAGTTGTtgtttaaccccttaactgccgaatgagcgctcagggcacttacagattttactctgtctaacgccagacgattttactcgtcaatggggaaccccttggacgggaaagggttaacaacgccaaaaactacgtcccaattaaccccttaaatgctgaatgagcgctcagggctcttacagattttactctgtctaacgccagacgattttacttgtcaatggggaaccccttggacgggaaagggttaataacGCCAAAAACTACgtcccaattaaccccttaactgccgaatgagcgctcagggcacttacagattttactctgtctaacgccagacaattttacttgtcaatggggaaccccttggacgggaaagagttaacaacgccaaaaactacgtcccaattaaccccttaactgccgaatgagcgctcagggcacttacagattttactctgtctaacgccagacaattttacttgtcaatggggaaccccttggatgggaaagggttaactacAAGCCATGGAAGTTATCAGGCACAGCCTGACTGTTTGTAGACTCACACTATTTGCTCTCACTCTTACCTTGTCTTCCATGAGTGAAGCAAGATGTGTTGTTTTACCTCCTAtataaaatttacaaagagACAACAGCTTGAAATTACtcccaaaaaaattctttcaaatgAGCATTTAATGGTTGCCTCTGCATTGATAGGAATTCTTTGGAATTACAATGtattcaaaggcaaaacagtGCAGGCATCATATCCTTCAATGATTAGGCAATGACAACAGCGGATTGCATACCCACTAGACTAATCTGCATTATATTGATATAGTTATGAAGATCATCGCGGAAAGAAGAAGATACAATAAGATCAGACACATGAGTACTTGAAGTCGAACACCCAGATGCCAAACTACAGTTCTACTAGCATGCAAACCTAACTGAAAGCCTAACTTGAAGCTTGTATATGCTACACAGAGAGAATAATCTTCCTGTGGTAATATATCTTTATCAATCATTTGACACTGTCTATGGATGAAAATAAGAACAAGTCAAGTGTTCATATGTACGCACCTGGTGAGGCGCACATGTCCAAAACAATGTCTCCTGGCTGAGGATTCAAAACATGTCCTACAACCACAGAAGgtaaattttgaagaaacagCATGTTAGGAAGTATGTCTCTTAATGAGGGACACTTGTAAAGAGGAAAGTTAATCTTGACTGCTTCTCCTCTGGtaacaaatcaaagaaaagttATGTCACATTAAAAACCatgtaaaatatttcaagttTGAAGCATCTAAGCTGCCTAGAATAATCTATAGATGCAATTTGCTCTTTTCTAGTTCTGGAAAACATATTTTAAGAACCACAACAGCAAAATACTATTTCATAACAAAATGACcaatcatgtttttttttttccaacattaaTTTCATACTTTGGAAGGCCAAGGAATTTCCCTTAGTTCTAACCTCGCTgtcatgggcaaaattcaaaagaaaatttaaaccaaaatgAGGCCAGTAAGATTATTAACAAGCGATACAAAGGAATGACAAATatgccgccatttatgaaagtggtctattagtacctgaaattgttttgacaacAGAACACATCTCTCCtatcaaacaaagaaattccATTTCCTAGGAAAAGCTTCTGTCCATCAAAAGGTTTGGTAAGACCCTTGCGACATTTGCCATACAAATCAGCATAAACAGACACCAAGTCTCCCCTCTTTACACCTGACATTCAGAATAACAGTTAAAAGATATATAATCAACTAAACTTGTTTCATCATTGTTTTACAAAATACAAGGTGGATGCACAAAACTTCTGGTCATTTGCCTCAAAAAAATCccatttttcttgtcttacagattttttctttttgcttctaaattatttcattcatacacctaaatacaaaataaagccAACGttacacaaaaagaaaaaaagaaatacaggaaacagtaactaataaaataattctGGCAACAATTACTTAGATAAGTTGAGGAGAAGGAGCATGTTATATTATAGAAATTAAATGTTTTCAtaaagtgagctatgatcatcgcagttatgaacacaatttaagcaactgcgtatagaagcctgaaaaagtcaggacttcaacggggtttgaacccgtgaccttgcgatacaggtgcgacgctctaaccaacggagctatgaagccacgggctcattagaactcacaaatgaccagctcccaatgtcagtggcttcatagctcagttggttagagctaTATAACATCACTTTAAATGTTTTCAATATGGTATATTAATGTAATTTTACGAATCAATTGAGAGAAGCAGCTGATCCTCCTGAATTTTCTTAGTGTAGAGATAATCATAAGTCTTACATATACTCACAAGGATGAGCTGCCATGACACCAGGGATATAAATGTTTGCTCCCCTGAGCACTGCAATCCCACAGTGCAAGTCAACTATGATCTCTTTCTCAACTGATGCAATGTCAACATGAGGACCTGAACCATTGATCATTAACACATCTCTTAGCAGGGGATGTTTTTCCACTTTATAATAATGATCCTGCTTTTCTGTGGATATTTCCTCCTTCTGATCAAACAACcataaaaaatattactaAAACAGAATAAACTATGTGAAAtgtatatatgaaattcatattgtactgcggttgtagatgaagtgaagaatgatcatcgcagtaaatttttttggaaggAAAATTTACCCAGggatgatcattcttcactttcatctacaaccgcagtacaatatgaatttcatatatatatttcacatcatttcactgcacgggaagatattatgaactcaacaaattgacctcacTCCCAATGtctggcttcacagctcagttggtcgagcatctcAATggtatcgcggaggtcacaggttcgaatcccattgaagcaatgatatttttcaggcttcttcgttccaattgcttaaattggaaaatttactgtgatgatcattcttcactttcagaaTAAACTATGATGTCAAACAGATTAATTAGGGCATGGGTGTCACTTTCAGTCCTGCATGTTGAGCATGAAAATGAGCTACTTACCCTCACCCTCACTGAAACTCATGTCTAACCCCCTCCCCAGAAAacaatgttgaattaccacatGTTCTAGTTGGAAGTCACCAGCTTAGTTGGCATCAACAGTGATTGCAGTAAAGTGGGAAAAGTATGAAACAGTCAGGAGAGAGAGAGTCTGAGTAATAAAATCATTTATTTGTCTGTGATTGTAATGTAGGTATGTGATGGGGTCATAAGCCCAAGATAGAATAAATTTACTTTAGAAGCAGAGTTAGGGTTACAGGTTAGGGTTATAGTAATCAAAGTTGTCTTAAAgactcagttttttttttttcaataaaatctgGACATACTTGATCCAAAATGCTTTGAAGCCTCTTTTGTGCATCATCCACggttgtttttaaattgtttaCCCTCACAATGGTACATAATGGAGGGGACCTAAGTGCCTCTAATAAACGATCAAACTCTGCAACATCACCAGATTTCTACCTTGTAAGAATACATAACTTCATTAGCaaatgcatttatttcaataatttattccaaattcaTGTGTacatcaaaaattaatgtttcctGCCGATTTCTTCATTTGTTATTCCAGTATTTAGAACCATCTCCAGTTCTTCAGTGCAATCAATCATTTGATGAAGCTAACATAATTTACAAAAAGCTGTACATCTTTTCTGCAATATGCTATttcctgtaaaaaaaatactggGGGAACTACTTTACCATTCACAATTTTTACCTCAGAATACAAGGAATTCTTCAAATATTCCTCAACTTCAGGCGACAAGAAGATCAACTTTGGCAGACAATCGGATGGCATTATCAAATGACCGCCATCTT
This sequence is a window from Acropora palmata chromosome 6, jaAcrPala1.3, whole genome shotgun sequence. Protein-coding genes within it:
- the LOC141884559 gene encoding zinc finger MYND domain-containing protein 12-like; translation: MNAINPLANPKGVKLLCELCQKPAFVQCMDCRVTYYCSAEHQKADWLGIHQKICQLLIPLRTPVPFLGSEEERQHRKQQQVVRQTQMIELCRTEGQKLLFEGKYDRVVPAALESLKFSIEVYGLSSIELVPSYLILGEASIGLGRLSQAEEYLAQAQWTVLKTPECADGIRSKLFRNLGLLYAAQGNYPDALSQLADDIYHSSRVYGTDDIRTSGGYFHMANVFYRQSKLDLALSLYNQVTDIWHEHLHKLLKQRTKTPAKPSGIGPAFNSGIPTDFDILDEAQEAEAIQVINAILNLREQQSVQTPAVMCKIYFTTAMLQFILGDMPKAKEFGMKARTACENTMSADPETSKNIEEFLKAVERSM
- the LOC141884558 gene encoding tRNA (cytosine(72)-C(5))-methyltransferase NSUN6-like isoform X1, which translates into the protein MPSDCLPKLIFLSPEVEEYLKNSLYSEKSGDVAEFDRLLEALRSPPLCTIVRVNNLKTTVDDAQKRLQSILDQKEEISTEKQDHYYKVEKHPLLRDVLMINGSGPHVDIASVEKEIIVDLHCGIAVLRGANIYIPGVMAAHPCVKRGDLVSVYADLYGKCRKGLTKPFDGQKLFLGNGISLFDRRDVFCCQNNFRGEAVKINFPLYKCPSLRDILPNMLFLQNLPSVVVGHVLNPQPGDIVLDMCASPGGKTTHLASLMEDKGIIVALDKSEPKISKLNQNCDRLGVCCVKSFVFDGVKALDPDKQMDPDNSTVSLPASPPYPSGSFDHILLDAPCSALGQRPQFVVKMKLKELQSYPRLQQKLFTTAVGLLKEGGVLVYSTCTLTPQENEQQVAWALKSFPCLRLERQIPHLGGPGLPNCGLSNEECLLVQRFDPAKSYEEKEKEDSHSFIDTIGFFVAKFTKYSC
- the LOC141884558 gene encoding tRNA (cytosine(72)-C(5))-methyltransferase NSUN6-like isoform X2, whose protein sequence is MPSDCLPKLIFLSPEVEEYLKNSLYSEKEEISTEKQDHYYKVEKHPLLRDVLMINGSGPHVDIASVEKEIIVDLHCGIAVLRGANIYIPGVMAAHPCVKRGDLVSVYADLYGKCRKGLTKPFDGQKLFLGNGISLFDRRDVFCCQNNFRGEAVKINFPLYKCPSLRDILPNMLFLQNLPSVVVGHVLNPQPGDIVLDMCASPGGKTTHLASLMEDKGIIVALDKSEPKISKLNQNCDRLGVCCVKSFVFDGVKALDPDKQMDPDNSTVSLPASPPYPSGSFDHILLDAPCSALGQRPQFVVKMKLKELQSYPRLQQKLFTTAVGLLKEGGVLVYSTCTLTPQENEQQVAWALKSFPCLRLERQIPHLGGPGLPNCGLSNEECLLVQRFDPAKSYEEKEKEDSHSFIDTIGFFVAKFTKYSC